One window of Triticum dicoccoides isolate Atlit2015 ecotype Zavitan chromosome 5A, WEW_v2.0, whole genome shotgun sequence genomic DNA carries:
- the LOC119297539 gene encoding uncharacterized protein LOC119297539 codes for MGSCVSRSTASVEPGSGRAVATAKVVGLDGSLAQFAASVTAGEALGDAARAPSFLCSADELRFDAPARALAAEEALQPGWLYFALPMSMLRRPLSGQEMAALAVKASSALAVASGKGRKAARVAPLVLADDEGTGTEDGGWSRHAYGKSDALKTVHGGGETVGKTRTRAGSYGSRTSRPAGVQRLSSILEADD; via the coding sequence ATGGGCTCGTGCGTCTCGCGCTCGACGGCGTCGGTGGAGCCCGGGTCCGGGCGGGCGGTGGCCACGGCGAAGGTGGTCGGCCTAGACGGCTCCTTGGCGCAGTTCGCGGCGTCCGTCACGGCGGGCGAGGCACTGGGGGACGCCGCCCGCGCGCCGAGCTTCCTGTGCAGCGCAGACGAGCTCCGCTTCGACGCGCCCGCCCGCGCGCTGGCGGCCGAGGAGGCGCTGCAGCCCGGGTGGCTCTACTTCGCTCTGCCCATGTCCATGCTCCGCCGGCCGCTCTCCGGGCAGGAGATGGCCGCCCTCGCCGTCAAGGCCAGCTCCGCGCTCGCCGTCGCCAGCGGCAAGGGGCGGAAGGCGGCTCGGGTGGCACCGCTCGTCCTCGCTGACGACGAGGGCACCGGAACAGAGGACGGTGGATGGAGTCGCCACGCGTATGGAAAAAGCGATGCGCTCAAGACGGTGCACGGCGGTGGTGAGACGGTGGGGAAGACGAGGACGCGAGCTGGTTCTTACGGAAGCCGCACGAGTCGTCCGGCAGGCGTGCAAAGGTTAAGCTCCATTTTGGAGGCCGATGACTGA